From Micromonospora rhizosphaerae, the proteins below share one genomic window:
- a CDS encoding ATP-binding protein, with translation MTPLTGQPTIDEDVVHLTVPADGGYLGVLRTATAGLAARLQFALDEIEDLRIAVDEACAMLLAIATRNAELECRFAVTDDALTVEVTVPTVRGATLPSESSFAWKVLTALTTGASAKAADGRATISLLTRRAPGY, from the coding sequence GTGACTCCATTGACCGGCCAGCCGACGATCGACGAGGACGTCGTGCACCTCACCGTGCCCGCCGACGGCGGCTACCTCGGCGTGCTCCGCACCGCCACGGCCGGCCTCGCGGCCCGGCTACAGTTCGCCCTCGACGAGATCGAGGACCTGCGCATCGCCGTTGACGAGGCGTGCGCCATGCTGCTCGCCATCGCCACCCGCAACGCCGAGCTGGAGTGCCGGTTCGCGGTGACCGACGACGCACTGACCGTCGAGGTGACCGTGCCGACCGTCCGGGGCGCGACGCTCCCCTCGGAGTCGTCCTTCGCCTGGAAGGTGCTCACCGCGCTGACCACGGGCGCCTCCGCGAAGGCCGCCGACGGCCGGGCCACCATCTCGCTGCTCACCCGCCGCGCCCCGGGCTACTGA
- a CDS encoding GNAT family N-acetyltransferase has translation MVHELAEYERAAEQCHLTTEQLSAALFGPDPALFGHVAVDAEDEPIGFALWFLNFSTWEGVHGIYLEDLYVRPAARGSGAGRLLLATLAAICVQRGYRRLEWWMINWNPAAGFYASIGAVPMQEWVPYRLSGPALHGLAAQATAAPTHPTA, from the coding sequence ATGGTGCACGAGCTGGCCGAGTACGAACGGGCCGCCGAGCAGTGCCACCTGACCACCGAGCAGCTGAGCGCCGCCCTGTTCGGGCCGGACCCGGCGCTCTTCGGCCACGTCGCGGTGGACGCGGAGGACGAGCCGATCGGCTTCGCGCTCTGGTTCCTCAACTTCTCCACCTGGGAAGGCGTGCACGGCATCTACCTGGAGGACCTGTACGTCCGCCCGGCCGCCCGGGGCAGCGGGGCGGGGCGGCTGTTGCTGGCCACCCTGGCCGCGATCTGCGTGCAACGGGGCTACCGGCGGCTGGAGTGGTGGATGATCAACTGGAACCCCGCGGCCGGCTTCTACGCGTCCATCGGGGCGGTTCCAATGCAGGAGTGGGTGCCGTACCGGCTCTCCGGGCCGGCACTGCACGGCCTGGCCGCGCAGGCGACGGCCGCACCCACGCACCCGACCGCCTGA
- a CDS encoding acetate/propionate family kinase, with amino-acid sequence MSRVLVLNCGSSSVKYRLYDGETVRDKGTVERIGEPGGGPADHETAVREIIARLDLTGLSAVGHRVVHGGRTFSEPMLIDDAVFAAIEDLVPLAPLHNPGNLTGIRVARESLPDVPQVAVFDTAFHHTLSEAAATYAIERDVAQRYGIRRYGFHGTSHAYVSRRTAELLERPYEELNIITLHLGNGASACAVRGGRSVATSMGMSPLEGLVMGTRSGDLDPTIIFHLRREGGMGVDDIDDLLNHHSGLLGLTGANDMREVLQRREAGDAAAALAFDVYCRRITGYVGGYYALLGRVDAITFTAGVGEHAAPVRAAALAGLDRLGITVDPARNGGSGDRVISPDGAEVTVCVIATDEEREIARETRAVVANQH; translated from the coding sequence ATGAGTCGGGTGCTCGTCCTCAACTGCGGGTCGTCGTCGGTCAAGTACCGGCTCTACGACGGCGAGACCGTGCGCGACAAGGGCACGGTGGAGCGAATCGGCGAGCCGGGTGGCGGCCCTGCCGACCACGAGACCGCGGTCCGGGAGATCATCGCCCGGCTGGACCTGACCGGGCTGAGCGCGGTGGGGCACCGGGTGGTGCACGGCGGCCGGACGTTCAGCGAACCGATGCTGATCGACGATGCGGTGTTCGCCGCGATCGAGGATCTGGTGCCGCTCGCACCGCTGCACAACCCGGGCAACCTGACCGGCATCCGGGTCGCCCGCGAGTCGCTGCCGGACGTCCCGCAGGTCGCGGTCTTCGACACCGCGTTCCATCACACGCTGTCGGAGGCCGCCGCCACGTACGCGATCGAGCGGGACGTCGCGCAGCGCTACGGCATCCGGCGGTACGGCTTCCACGGCACCTCGCACGCGTACGTCTCCCGGCGCACCGCCGAGCTGCTGGAGCGGCCGTACGAGGAGTTGAACATCATCACGCTGCACTTGGGCAACGGCGCCAGCGCCTGCGCGGTCCGGGGCGGCCGCAGCGTGGCCACCTCGATGGGGATGTCGCCGCTCGAAGGGCTCGTGATGGGCACCCGCAGCGGGGACCTCGACCCGACGATCATCTTCCACCTGCGTCGCGAGGGCGGGATGGGCGTCGACGACATCGACGACCTGCTCAACCACCACAGCGGTCTGCTCGGGCTGACCGGCGCCAACGACATGCGCGAGGTGCTCCAGCGCCGGGAGGCCGGGGACGCCGCGGCGGCGCTCGCCTTCGACGTCTACTGCCGCCGGATCACCGGCTACGTCGGGGGGTACTACGCGCTGCTCGGGCGGGTGGACGCGATCACCTTCACCGCCGGGGTGGGCGAGCACGCCGCGCCGGTCCGCGCTGCGGCGCTGGCCGGGCTGGACCGGCTCGGCATCACGGTCGACCCGGCGCGCAACGGCGGCAGCGGCGACCGGGTGATCTCGCCGGACGGCGCCGAGGTGACCGTCTGCGTGATCGCCACCGACGAGGAACGGGAGATCGCCCGGGAGACCCGGGCCGTGGTGGCGAACCAGCACTGA
- a CDS encoding zinc-binding dehydrogenase: MPIMRAAYASSFDADNPLAALSVGDRPEPTHPDDDWVTVQVQASSLNHHDLWSLRGVGLSSDQLPMTLGCDAVGTDPDGNEVVIYPVVPTPGDPRGVSILSEHFPGTFAERVAVPRMNLLPLPTGLSVTDAACLPTSWLTAWRMLTTKGRVDEGESVLVQGAGGGVATAAVALGVALGKRVYATSRDAAKRERITELGATALEPGARLPERVDVVIETVGAATFDHSLKSAAPMGRIVVSGATAGHEPKVNLRRVFAMQLEILGTSMGTPDELTELLAFCAERDVHPVIDSVMPFSRIEEAFARLHSGEVFGKVVIDHTA, from the coding sequence GTGCCGATCATGCGTGCCGCCTATGCCTCGAGCTTCGACGCCGACAACCCGCTCGCCGCGCTCAGCGTCGGCGACCGCCCCGAGCCGACCCACCCCGATGACGACTGGGTCACCGTGCAGGTGCAGGCCAGCTCGCTCAACCACCACGACCTGTGGTCGCTGCGCGGAGTCGGGCTCAGCTCGGACCAGCTGCCGATGACCCTCGGCTGCGACGCGGTCGGCACGGACCCGGACGGCAACGAGGTGGTCATCTACCCCGTCGTGCCCACCCCGGGTGACCCGCGGGGAGTCTCCATCCTCTCCGAGCACTTCCCCGGCACCTTCGCCGAGCGGGTGGCCGTACCCCGGATGAACCTGCTGCCGCTGCCGACGGGCCTGTCGGTGACCGACGCGGCGTGCCTGCCGACGTCCTGGCTCACCGCGTGGCGGATGCTGACCACCAAGGGCCGGGTCGACGAGGGCGAGTCGGTGCTGGTCCAGGGCGCCGGCGGCGGCGTCGCCACCGCGGCCGTCGCGCTCGGCGTCGCGCTCGGCAAGCGGGTGTACGCGACCAGCCGGGACGCCGCCAAGCGGGAGCGGATCACCGAACTGGGGGCGACCGCGCTGGAGCCCGGCGCGCGCCTGCCCGAGCGGGTCGACGTGGTGATCGAGACGGTCGGCGCGGCCACCTTCGACCACTCGCTGAAGTCGGCGGCGCCGATGGGCCGGATCGTCGTCTCCGGCGCCACCGCCGGGCACGAGCCCAAGGTCAACCTGCGCCGGGTCTTCGCGATGCAACTGGAGATCCTGGGCACCTCGATGGGCACGCCGGACGAGCTGACCGAGCTGCTGGCGTTCTGCGCCGAGCGCGACGTGCACCCGGTGATCGACAGCGTCATGCCGTTCAGCCGGATCGAGGAGGCCTTCGCCCGGCTGCACTCCGGCGAGGTCTTCGGCAAGGTCGTCATCGACCACACCGCCTGA
- a CDS encoding S24/S26 family peptidase, whose translation MRAVDEPGGPELRGPLVPVLVTGPSMAPTLRHGDAVLVRTGGRAVRPGDVVLAVFRSRPELLVVKRAVRPEEGGWWVRGDNDLVADDSRAYGVADVRGRVVVRYWPRPGRVRPRPI comes from the coding sequence GTGCGTGCGGTCGACGAGCCCGGCGGCCCCGAGCTGCGGGGGCCGCTGGTGCCCGTACTGGTCACCGGGCCCTCCATGGCCCCGACGCTGCGACACGGCGACGCGGTGCTGGTCCGCACCGGCGGGCGGGCGGTCCGGCCGGGAGACGTGGTGCTCGCGGTCTTCCGCAGCCGCCCTGAGCTGCTCGTGGTCAAGCGCGCGGTCCGTCCCGAGGAGGGCGGTTGGTGGGTACGCGGGGACAACGACCTGGTCGCCGACGACTCCCGGGCGTACGGGGTGGCCGACGTCCGGGGGCGGGTGGTGGTCCGCTACTGGCCCCGCCCCGGGCGGGTACGTCCTCGGCCGATATGA
- a CDS encoding alpha/beta hydrolase family protein: protein MSRRRTPALIAAALLTLSLVGCSSDAARAPRSVPTAPPKATTPAPRVPAGHAPTKAFAVGVRQLTLNRGGDRPLPVTVWYPAGGTAGGPPERSAPAATGRFPVVMFSHGLGARPEDYQLLLSRWAAAGFVVAAPKFPHTGKGGDGNVLDVLNQPADVSYALTQVLTLDTRAGDPLRGRLDPDRVAAAGHSAGGVTTIGLFTAGRDDRLDAGVVFAGTALGVGTAFAGAAAPQLFVHGEADEVVDYAAGKAAYDAVPWPKAMLSLPKGDHGQALLADGKALRVVSDTTVEFLRWTLYGDAAAKRRLPAEATRGNLATLDDHL, encoded by the coding sequence ATGTCCCGCCGCCGTACCCCCGCCCTGATCGCCGCCGCGCTGCTCACCCTGAGCCTGGTGGGCTGCTCGAGCGATGCCGCCCGGGCCCCGCGCAGCGTCCCGACGGCGCCGCCGAAGGCGACCACCCCGGCGCCGCGGGTACCCGCCGGGCACGCACCCACCAAGGCCTTCGCGGTCGGCGTACGCCAGCTCACGCTGAACCGCGGCGGCGACCGCCCCCTGCCGGTGACCGTCTGGTACCCGGCCGGCGGCACTGCCGGCGGCCCGCCGGAGCGGTCCGCCCCGGCGGCGACCGGCCGGTTCCCGGTGGTGATGTTCAGCCACGGCCTCGGCGCCCGCCCGGAGGACTACCAACTGCTGCTGAGCCGCTGGGCGGCGGCCGGCTTCGTCGTCGCCGCGCCGAAGTTCCCGCACACCGGCAAGGGCGGCGACGGCAACGTGCTCGACGTGCTCAACCAGCCCGCCGACGTGTCGTACGCGCTGACCCAGGTGCTCACGCTCGACACCAGGGCGGGCGACCCGCTGCGCGGCCGGCTGGACCCCGACCGGGTGGCCGCGGCCGGGCACAGCGCCGGCGGGGTGACCACGATCGGGCTCTTCACCGCCGGCCGGGACGACCGGCTCGACGCCGGCGTGGTCTTCGCCGGCACCGCGCTCGGGGTCGGTACTGCCTTTGCCGGGGCGGCCGCGCCGCAGCTCTTCGTGCACGGCGAGGCCGACGAGGTGGTGGACTACGCCGCCGGCAAGGCGGCCTACGACGCGGTGCCCTGGCCGAAGGCGATGCTCAGCCTGCCCAAGGGGGACCACGGGCAGGCGCTGCTCGCCGACGGCAAGGCCCTCCGCGTGGTCTCCGACACCACGGTCGAGTTCCTCCGCTGGACCCTCTACGGCGACGCGGCGGCCAAGCGCCGGCTCCCCGCCGAGGCCACCCGCGGCAACCTCGCCACCCTCGACGACCACCTCTGA
- the sodN gene encoding superoxide dismutase, Ni yields MRLPRILTPRVTASAHCDLPCGVYDPAQARIEAESVKMICEKYQSNTDPEYRTRAIIIKEQRAELVKHHLWVLWTDYFKPAHFEKYPHLHQLFNETTKLAGSAGAKGATDPAIADQLLQKIDEISKIFWETKKA; encoded by the coding sequence ATGCGCCTTCCTCGCATCCTTACGCCCCGTGTGACCGCCAGCGCCCACTGCGACCTGCCGTGCGGCGTCTACGACCCGGCGCAGGCCCGGATCGAGGCCGAGTCGGTCAAAATGATCTGCGAGAAGTACCAGTCCAACACCGACCCCGAGTACCGCACCCGGGCGATCATCATCAAGGAGCAGCGCGCCGAGCTGGTCAAGCACCACCTCTGGGTGCTCTGGACCGACTACTTCAAGCCGGCCCACTTCGAGAAGTACCCGCACCTGCACCAGCTCTTCAACGAGACCACCAAGCTGGCGGGCTCCGCCGGCGCCAAGGGCGCGACCGACCCGGCCATCGCCGACCAGCTGCTGCAGAAGATCGACGAGATCTCGAAGATCTTCTGGGAGACCAAGAAGGCGTGA
- a CDS encoding NAD(P)-dependent malic enzyme, which yields MSSSTVDPADPVFRLHVGGKLAVASTVPLTSREDLSLAYTPGVARVCEAIAADPDLADDYTWVSHTVAVVTDGSAVLGLGNIGPRAALPVMEGKAVLFKQFAGVDAVPICLDTQDVDEIVAAVRALAPSFGGINLEDISAPRCFEVERLLDEALPIPVFHDDQHGTAIVVLAALRNAATLLNRKLGDLRVAVSGAGAAGVAVTKMLVAGGVNPDQVVVCDSKGIIGRHRDLTGTKAELAETTNAEGRQGDITEALRGADVLVGVSGGQIPEEAVAGMASGGIVFALANPTPEVHPEVAARHVAVVATGRSDYPNQINNVLAFPGVFRGALDAGATRITDGMKVAAADAIAGVVAESLTADAIVPSPLDPRVAPAVAEAVAEAARRDGVARR from the coding sequence ATGTCTTCGTCCACCGTGGACCCCGCTGATCCCGTCTTCCGGCTGCACGTCGGCGGCAAGCTGGCGGTCGCCTCGACCGTCCCCCTCACCAGCCGGGAGGACCTCTCCCTCGCGTACACGCCGGGGGTGGCCCGGGTGTGTGAGGCGATCGCTGCCGACCCGGACCTGGCCGACGACTACACCTGGGTGTCGCACACCGTCGCGGTCGTCACCGACGGCTCCGCCGTACTCGGCCTGGGCAACATCGGCCCGCGCGCGGCGCTGCCGGTGATGGAGGGCAAGGCGGTGCTGTTCAAGCAGTTCGCCGGCGTGGACGCGGTGCCGATCTGCCTCGACACCCAGGACGTGGACGAGATCGTGGCGGCGGTGCGGGCGCTCGCGCCCTCGTTCGGCGGGATCAACCTCGAGGACATCAGCGCCCCGCGCTGCTTCGAGGTGGAGCGCCTGCTGGACGAGGCGCTGCCGATCCCGGTCTTCCACGACGACCAGCACGGCACCGCGATCGTCGTGCTGGCCGCGCTGCGCAACGCCGCCACCCTGCTCAACCGCAAGCTCGGCGACCTGCGGGTGGCGGTCAGCGGCGCCGGCGCGGCCGGGGTTGCGGTGACGAAGATGCTGGTCGCCGGGGGAGTGAACCCGGACCAGGTGGTGGTCTGCGACTCCAAGGGGATCATCGGCCGGCACCGCGACCTGACCGGGACCAAGGCCGAGCTGGCGGAGACCACCAACGCGGAGGGCCGGCAGGGCGACATCACCGAGGCGCTGCGCGGCGCCGACGTGCTGGTCGGCGTCTCCGGCGGGCAGATCCCCGAGGAGGCGGTGGCGGGCATGGCGTCCGGCGGGATCGTCTTCGCGCTGGCCAACCCGACCCCCGAAGTGCACCCGGAGGTGGCCGCCCGGCACGTGGCGGTGGTCGCCACCGGGCGCAGCGACTACCCCAACCAGATCAACAACGTGCTGGCCTTCCCCGGCGTGTTCCGCGGAGCGCTGGACGCCGGTGCCACCCGGATCACCGACGGGATGAAGGTGGCCGCCGCCGACGCGATCGCCGGCGTGGTCGCCGAGTCGCTGACCGCCGATGCGATCGTGCCCTCCCCGTTGGACCCGCGGGTCGCCCCGGCGGTCGCCGAGGCGGTCGCCGAGGCCGCCCGCCGCGACGGCGTCGCCCGCCGCTGA
- a CDS encoding alpha/beta hydrolase family protein, producing MGVQRLIAVLMTALLAGCGPATAVTGDAPPRSASRVDRPEASRHAPDGPYPVGVRQLTVDPGGARPLPVTIWYPADPGPMASVPATVIAGAPIAAGRFPVVVYSHGLRSLPELHAPLTTRWAAAGFVVAAPTYPRTNLHAPDFTRADVRNQPADGWRLIHHLVRLDARRDDPLAGHLDVNRIAAAGHSAGGFTTAGMFTSGHSARLRSGIVIAGGGLAGSFAGPAAPLLFVHGGADPIVPESVGRAAYARTTGPVAFLSLSGQGHGEYLTPGRPGFAQVLATTTDFLRWTLYDDPTARHRLPTDAHLPGITTFTDGGTTGEG from the coding sequence GTGGGCGTACAGCGGCTGATCGCCGTGCTGATGACGGCGCTGCTGGCGGGCTGCGGCCCGGCCACCGCCGTCACCGGCGACGCGCCGCCGCGGAGCGCATCCCGCGTGGATCGCCCGGAGGCGTCCCGGCACGCCCCGGACGGGCCGTATCCGGTGGGCGTACGGCAGCTCACCGTCGACCCGGGCGGCGCGAGGCCCCTCCCCGTGACGATCTGGTACCCGGCGGATCCGGGCCCGATGGCCTCGGTCCCGGCGACGGTCATCGCCGGCGCGCCGATCGCCGCCGGACGGTTCCCGGTGGTGGTCTACAGCCACGGGTTGCGCAGCCTCCCGGAGCTGCACGCCCCGCTGACCACCCGGTGGGCCGCCGCCGGCTTCGTGGTGGCCGCCCCGACCTACCCGCGGACCAACCTCCACGCGCCGGACTTCACCCGGGCGGACGTCCGCAACCAGCCCGCCGACGGCTGGCGGCTGATCCACCACCTGGTACGCCTCGACGCCCGCCGGGACGATCCCCTCGCCGGCCACCTGGACGTCAACCGGATCGCGGCGGCCGGCCACTCGGCAGGCGGCTTCACCACGGCCGGGATGTTCACCTCCGGTCACTCGGCGCGGCTGCGCTCCGGCATCGTCATCGCCGGCGGGGGCCTGGCCGGCAGCTTCGCCGGTCCGGCCGCGCCGCTGCTCTTCGTGCACGGCGGGGCCGACCCGATCGTGCCGGAGTCCGTCGGCCGCGCCGCGTACGCCCGGACGACCGGACCGGTGGCGTTCCTGAGCCTGTCCGGCCAGGGCCACGGCGAGTACCTGACCCCGGGCCGTCCCGGCTTCGCCCAGGTCCTCGCCACCACCACCGACTTCCTCCGCTGGACCCTCTACGACGACCCGACGGCCCGGCACCGCCTCCCCACCGACGCCCACCTCCCCGGCATCACCACCTTCACCGACGGCGGGACGACGGGCGAGGGCTGA